CGCCGGCCGAGCGGCGCCGGTTCGGCTCCCTCCCGACCGACGCCCGCCGCCGCGACTGGCTCCTCGGGCGGGCCGTGTTGAAGGCGCTGGTCGGCGCCGCCTTCGACACGTCGGCACTGGTCTTCCCGCACCGGCGACTGTCGCTCACCCACGCCGGCGGAACGGCCTGGGCGGTGGAGGCCGACGGCGGGGTGGTGGGGACGGGAGTCGACTTCGAGCCCGCCCGGTCGGTGGTCGGCCCCCGGGCGGCCCGCTTCTTCCTGGGCCCGGCCGAACGGGCCGCCGCGTCCACCGACGCCGACCGGTTGCGCCTCTGGACCGTCAAGGAGGCGCTGTTCAAGGCCACGCCGGCCAACGACCGGGTGGTGCTCGCCGACTACACGCTGGACGACCCTGCCGGCGCGTCGGGCACGGCCGCCGGGCCGAGGGGCGAGGAGCTCCGCTACGCCACCGTGGCGGCGGCGGGCGGCGTGCTCACCGTCGCCGTGTGCCTGCCGGGGAGGAGGCGCCGTGCCGCTGTCGGATGACGAGCTGTTCGTCCTGAGCTTCTACCGGTCGTCGGAGATCAACGGCTCGCTGTTCTTCGGGCGCCTGGCCCGGGCGCTCAAACCGGGTCCCATCCAGCTCGACCTCTCCAGGCACTTCGCCGACGAGGCCCAGCACGCCTGGTACTGGACCGACTGCATCGACCGCCTGGGGGAGCGGCCGCTCAAGCTGGCCGACGCCTACCAGGACCGTTACCTGGAGGCGGCCGGCCTTCCGATGAACATGATGGAGGTGCTGGCCGTCACCCTGGTGTTCGAGCGCCGCGTCATCAACCAGTACGCCAAACACCAGGCCGTGCCCGACCTGCACCCGGAGATCGCCGCCACCATCGGGCGGATCATGGAGGACGAACGTTGGCACGTGCAGTGGGTCCGCGACGCCCTGGCCGGCCTGGAGGAGCGGTTCGGGAAGGACCACGTCGAGGCGACGCTGCGCCGCTACCGTGCCGCCGACCAGGAGGTCTACGCCGAGGCGCTCCGGGAGTACGAGAGCCGCTTCGCCTTCCTGTCCGCCCCCCGAAGGGAGCCCTCATGACGGTGTCGGTCGACGACATCCGCCGCACGATGGCGCAGGTGCTCGAGCTGCCCGAGGAGCGCGTGCAGCCCGACGCCGTCCTCACCGACCTGGTGTCCGACAGCTTCCTGCTGGTGGAGATGGCCATCGAGCTGCAGGAGCACTACGACGTGATGTTCGGGCAGGACGACATGCGCGACCTGCGCACGGTCGCCGACCTGGCCGGCCTGGTGCACGCCCGCCTCTCCCCGTAGGGGACCGTCGAGGGGCGCTCGTCGGCCGCCTGCCCTCCCGGCTGACGGAGCTCAGCCGCGGTCCTGCCAGGTGCACACGCACGCCTCGTTGCCCTCGGCGTCGGCGAGCACCCAGAACGACCGGGCGAACCGGTCGCTGACCAGCGTGCCGCCGGCCGCCAGCGCGGCCGCCACCCGCGACTCGGCGACGTCGTGGGGGACGGTGACGTCGACGTGGAGCCGGTTGCGCTGGTGGCGGGGCTCGTCCATCTGCTGGAACCAGAACGGAGGCCCGACCCGGTCCGGGTGGGCGATGGCCAGCTCGCCGTCGTCGACGTAGCCGAGCACCGCCTTCCAGAACGGCTTGACCGCTGCCATGTCGAGGGCGTCGATCGCCACCTCGACGGTCGACGCCGCCAGCGCCGCGCTCGTGAGGCCGCCGTCGGCGGCGAGGGCGGCGATCGCCTCGGCGGCGGCGGCGTCGCTCATCGGGACGGCGACGTGCACGGTCCCCGGCGGGCGGAGGTCGACGTCCACGTCGCCGCCCACGGACTCCGCCACCCGCTGCACGAAGGCGCCCGCCTGGGCGAAGGCGGCGGCCCGGAAGGTGGCGTGGAGCCGGTCCAGCAGCAGGCGCCAGTCGGGGAGGCCGGGGTCGACCACGGCCGCAGGCTACGCCCGGGGAGGCGGACCGCAGGTTTCACGCCCTCCCGGCGGGCGGTACGACCGAGATGTCCGCGACGAGAGTCGAGCGTGCCCGTGACCGACGCCGAACCCCGCGCCTCCGAACCCGACGCCTCCGGACCCGCCGCCTCCGGACCCGCCGCCTCCCGACCCCGCGC
The DNA window shown above is from Acidimicrobiales bacterium and carries:
- a CDS encoding 4'-phosphopantetheinyl transferase superfamily protein; amino-acid sequence: MSEPLAPGALSPAERRRFGSLPTDARRRDWLLGRAVLKALVGAAFDTSALVFPHRRLSLTHAGGTAWAVEADGGVVGTGVDFEPARSVVGPRAARFFLGPAERAAASTDADRLRLWTVKEALFKATPANDRVVLADYTLDDPAGASGTAAGPRGEELRYATVAAAGGVLTVAVCLPGRRRRAAVG
- a CDS encoding VOC family protein, producing the protein MVDPGLPDWRLLLDRLHATFRAAAFAQAGAFVQRVAESVGGDVDVDLRPPGTVHVAVPMSDAAAAEAIAALAADGGLTSAALAASTVEVAIDALDMAAVKPFWKAVLGYVDDGELAIAHPDRVGPPFWFQQMDEPRHQRNRLHVDVTVPHDVAESRVAAALAAGGTLVSDRFARSFWVLADAEGNEACVCTWQDRG
- a CDS encoding ferritin-like domain-containing protein; amino-acid sequence: MPLSDDELFVLSFYRSSEINGSLFFGRLARALKPGPIQLDLSRHFADEAQHAWYWTDCIDRLGERPLKLADAYQDRYLEAAGLPMNMMEVLAVTLVFERRVINQYAKHQAVPDLHPEIAATIGRIMEDERWHVQWVRDALAGLEERFGKDHVEATLRRYRAADQEVYAEALREYESRFAFLSAPRREPS
- a CDS encoding acyl carrier protein, encoding MTVSVDDIRRTMAQVLELPEERVQPDAVLTDLVSDSFLLVEMAIELQEHYDVMFGQDDMRDLRTVADLAGLVHARLSP